From the genome of Methanobrevibacter smithii ATCC 35061, one region includes:
- a CDS encoding EF-hand domain-containing protein — protein sequence MKKTHAILVAVIFLISVSAVFAADSSKEIFLGGVKFNVPSNGEFTPDNTGYHTDKFGIDLIQDNSLPDEQNTIKNSSLTKMTLYHRDVLAIYSKSSDDFNVFYFSAGDKLFKASCKEDSDIKKLQDIVKNSPNSTLTTEEFYARLGTNPYSDTFNELDTNHDGKLSIDEFEELTEYIMEDSFWDGYSPEEVIISEFESLDSNRDGFLSYDEFSDRFGFI from the coding sequence ATGAAAAAAACACATGCTATTCTGGTTGCAGTTATATTTTTAATTTCAGTTTCAGCTGTTTTTGCAGCTGATTCATCTAAAGAAATCTTTTTAGGAGGAGTTAAATTTAATGTTCCGTCAAATGGGGAGTTTACTCCAGATAATACAGGTTACCATACCGACAAATTTGGCATTGATCTGATTCAGGATAACTCATTGCCTGATGAGCAAAATACAATTAAAAATTCAAGCCTCACTAAAATGACTCTGTACCACCGTGATGTTTTAGCTATCTATTCAAAATCTTCGGATGATTTTAATGTTTTTTATTTCTCTGCAGGTGATAAACTTTTTAAAGCAAGCTGTAAAGAAGACAGTGATATTAAGAAACTTCAGGATATAGTTAAAAATTCACCAAATTCAACACTTACCACTGAGGAATTCTATGCCAGATTAGGTACAAATCCTTATTCTGATACCTTTAATGAACTGGATACGAATCATGACGGAAAACTTAGTATTGATGAATTTGAAGAATTAACTGAATATATAATGGAGGATTCATTTTGGGACGGTTATTCTCCGGAAGAAGTAATCATTTCTGAATTTGAAAGTCTTGATTCAAACCGTGACGGATTTTTATCTTACGATGAATTTTCAGATAGATTTGGATTCATTTAG
- a CDS encoding TIGR04076 family protein, with the protein MKKVKITVLKTTFQEDLAKEYGIDDLGVCPILNEGEVYYGDWAKPEGFCDEAWKAIYQYVFALSHGVDNLFYYGDWIKKPGIAIVSCNDGLRPVIFKLETTDIESTSDD; encoded by the coding sequence ATGAAAAAAGTAAAAATAACAGTTTTAAAAACAACATTCCAAGAGGATTTGGCTAAAGAATATGGTATTGATGATTTGGGAGTATGTCCGATTCTAAATGAAGGTGAAGTTTATTATGGGGATTGGGCAAAGCCTGAAGGCTTTTGTGATGAAGCATGGAAAGCAATATATCAGTATGTATTTGCATTGTCTCACGGTGTTGATAATTTATTTTATTATGGGGATTGGATTAAAAAACCAGGTATAGCTATTGTCAGTTGTAATGATGGGTTAAGGCCAGTTATATTTAAATTGGAAACTACTGATATTGAATCTACTTCAGATGATTAA
- a CDS encoding SseB family protein — MEIKENNLKELIEKYMSIEETEENHEELHQLGHEIDHVIFDNNFYLVTHNDGEEKEIVSLIVGEDDEYFIPLYTDDEEVKEAIEIFKKEDSDAIFETEIVASTDILETYLDDDTFLGIAINPPKYDFVIFSQNVIEDHQDCC, encoded by the coding sequence ATGGAAATAAAAGAAAATAACCTTAAAGAATTAATCGAAAAATACATGAGCATTGAAGAAACAGAAGAAAACCATGAAGAATTGCATCAATTGGGACATGAAATTGACCATGTAATCTTTGACAATAATTTTTATCTTGTAACACATAATGACGGTGAAGAAAAAGAAATCGTTTCATTAATAGTAGGGGAAGATGACGAATACTTCATACCATTATATACCGATGATGAAGAAGTAAAAGAAGCAATTGAAATATTTAAAAAAGAAGACAGTGATGCTATTTTTGAAACAGAAATCGTAGCATCTACAGACATATTAGAAACCTATTTGGATGATGACACTTTCCTTGGAATAGCTATTAACCCTCCAAAATATGATTTTGTAATATTTAGCCAAAACGTTATCGAAGATCACCAGGACTGCTGCTGA
- a CDS encoding class I SAM-dependent methyltransferase encodes MNNKSFWNRYASVYDKIIGNKINNNEMFNFILKYTGKDDRLIEAACGTGAFTCLLSPNLGEIIAFDYSEEMVKKAKNKTKNLNNVEVSVGDLNNINYEDNYFDVALAANVLHLLDKPETAISELTRVVKDNGILILPTYVKGNTFQRLMLKTLKLFIFESNEWSKNEYLCFLKNHDLEILDYDVFNAGQPLCVAIIKNSK; translated from the coding sequence ATGAACAACAAATCTTTCTGGAACAGATATGCGTCAGTTTATGATAAAATTATAGGCAATAAAATAAACAATAACGAGATGTTTAATTTTATTTTAAAATACACAGGAAAAGATGACAGATTAATAGAGGCAGCCTGTGGAACTGGTGCTTTTACCTGTTTATTATCACCAAATTTAGGGGAAATAATTGCCTTTGACTATTCTGAAGAAATGGTTAAAAAAGCTAAAAACAAAACTAAAAACTTAAACAATGTTGAAGTTTCTGTTGGAGATTTAAATAATATAAATTATGAAGACAATTATTTTGATGTGGCGCTGGCTGCCAATGTGTTGCACTTATTGGATAAACCTGAAACAGCTATAAGTGAACTTACACGAGTTGTTAAGGATAATGGAATTTTAATACTTCCTACTTATGTAAAAGGAAATACTTTTCAGCGTCTGATGCTTAAAACATTAAAATTATTTATTTTTGAAAGTAATGAATGGTCCAAAAATGAATATTTGTGTTTTTTAAAAAATCATGATCTTGAAATTCTTGATTATGATGTGTTTAATGCAGGCCAGCCGTTATGTGTGGCCATTATCAAAAATTCCAAATAA
- a CDS encoding FAD-dependent oxidoreductase, with product MKVVIVGGGAGGMSTASNIRRLDKDAEITVITRDENVAYSPCAIPYVLSGKISSFDDIIMKTPEDYKEVNIDVLIKSEVTAVDSSKKTVTYENADGEKTIDYDKLVLATGGNPFVPPMEGVDLEGVFQIRNIEDGRKVQQWAKTSKSAVVTGAGLIGIEIVFALKELGLNVTLSEMMPQIVPRSLDSDMADILTGYLKMENIHVMLGEPITKLEGEDGKVKKAYFGDGSCIDADMVILATGVRPELELAKMAGCDIGRWAILVNEKMETSVEDVYALGDCVESQDLILQANTISHLGTTAVRESKTLARTITGKKSNFNPVLNAMVSKVGKLEFGAVGLTSSFAQQNNIKPIVEKVEALTRARYYPNAKPMDIKIICDCNGRIIGCQIIAEERVAERIDTMTLAITQGLSCFELSNVEFAYAPPVSMVTDPLVLAVEEVSKKFN from the coding sequence ATGAAAGTTGTTATTGTTGGTGGGGGAGCAGGCGGAATGTCTACTGCTTCAAATATTAGGCGTTTAGATAAAGATGCGGAAATTACTGTTATAACTCGTGATGAAAATGTGGCATATTCTCCATGTGCTATTCCTTATGTATTGTCTGGAAAGATTTCTTCTTTTGATGATATTATTATGAAAACACCTGAAGATTATAAAGAAGTCAATATTGATGTTTTAATAAAATCTGAAGTAACTGCAGTTGACAGCAGTAAAAAAACTGTCACTTATGAAAATGCAGATGGTGAAAAAACTATTGATTATGATAAATTGGTTTTAGCTACTGGGGGAAACCCATTTGTACCTCCTATGGAAGGTGTGGATTTAGAGGGTGTTTTCCAAATAAGAAACATTGAGGACGGTAGGAAAGTTCAGCAATGGGCTAAAACTTCTAAAAGTGCTGTTGTAACTGGTGCCGGATTAATTGGTATTGAAATTGTTTTTGCTCTTAAAGAATTAGGTTTAAATGTTACTTTAAGTGAAATGATGCCTCAAATTGTTCCAAGATCTCTTGATAGTGATATGGCTGATATTTTAACCGGATATTTGAAAATGGAAAATATTCATGTAATGCTTGGTGAACCTATTACTAAATTGGAAGGAGAAGATGGAAAAGTTAAAAAAGCATATTTCGGTGACGGAAGCTGTATTGATGCAGATATGGTTATTTTAGCTACTGGTGTAAGGCCTGAATTGGAATTAGCTAAAATGGCTGGCTGTGATATCGGAAGATGGGCTATTTTAGTTAATGAAAAAATGGAAACTTCTGTTGAAGATGTTTATGCTCTTGGGGACTGTGTTGAATCTCAGGATTTAATTCTTCAGGCCAATACTATCAGTCATTTAGGTACTACTGCGGTTCGTGAATCTAAAACATTAGCACGTACAATAACTGGTAAAAAATCTAATTTCAATCCAGTATTGAATGCTATGGTTTCTAAAGTAGGTAAATTAGAGTTTGGTGCTGTTGGTTTGACTTCCAGTTTTGCTCAACAGAACAATATCAAACCTATTGTTGAAAAGGTGGAAGCACTTACAAGAGCCCGTTATTATCCTAATGCCAAACCTATGGATATTAAGATTATCTGTGACTGTAATGGTAGAATTATTGGTTGTCAAATAATTGCTGAGGAAAGGGTAGCTGAAAGGATTGATACAATGACTTTAGCTATTACCCAAGGTTTAAGCTGCTTTGAATTAAGTAATGTTGAATTTGCTTATGCACCTCCAGTATCTATGGTTACCGATCCATTAGTACTTGCTGTAGAAGAAGTCAGTAAGAAATTTAACTAA
- a CDS encoding peptide-methionine (S)-S-oxide reductase, whose protein sequence is MKYNIKTIYVAGGCFWEIEAYISRLKGVIQTEVGYANGITHDPTYEQVASDKTKHAECVKVNYNTFETSLEEIIKEFLKIIQPSESTHHRLGIYWHDPKDAKSILRLVNKNPSIEAHELKGFYLAENKYQKYLEKHPEINSNIKINMNQSDNLTLLSYQVTKLAMNEEAFSGKYADFDEEGTYVDITNNEELFSSKDKIKNDSGYACFTKPINPDAITSLRDFSYGMVRLEIRAQKSGIHLGYKKRDYYEINSAALKFVYK, encoded by the coding sequence ATGAAATACAACATCAAAACAATCTATGTTGCCGGAGGATGTTTTTGGGAAATCGAAGCATATATTTCAAGATTAAAAGGAGTCATACAAACAGAAGTGGGATATGCAAACGGCATAACCCATGACCCCACATATGAACAGGTAGCTTCAGATAAAACAAAACATGCTGAATGCGTAAAAGTAAACTACAATACTTTTGAAACAAGCTTGGAGGAAATCATTAAAGAATTTTTAAAAATAATACAACCGAGTGAATCAACACATCACAGATTAGGAATCTACTGGCATGACCCCAAAGATGCAAAAAGCATCTTAAGACTGGTAAATAAAAATCCCTCTATTGAAGCCCATGAACTGAAGGGATTTTACCTGGCTGAAAATAAATATCAGAAATACCTGGAAAAACATCCTGAAATAAACTCAAACATTAAAATAAATATGAATCAAAGTGATAATTTAACTCTGCTTTCATATCAGGTAACAAAACTGGCTATGAATGAAGAAGCATTCAGCGGAAAATATGCTGATTTTGATGAAGAGGGAACATATGTAGACATTACAAACAATGAAGAGCTTTTTTCATCAAAAGATAAAATAAAAAACGATTCAGGATATGCGTGCTTTACAAAACCCATCAACCCTGATGCAATTACAAGTTTACGTGATTTCTCATACGGAATGGTCAGATTGGAAATCAGAGCTCAAAAAAGCGGAATACATTTAGGTTATAAAAAAAGAGATTACTATGAAATAAATTCTGCTGCACTTAAATTTGTTTATAAATAG
- the npdG gene encoding NADPH-dependent F420 reductase, which yields MKIGIIGGTGPQGLGIAKRLAIAGEDVIVGSRKEEKALTVVGEANEEIKEHNPKELVGMANEDAAAAADVLILTVPLQAQSATLKTIKENAKGKVLLDATVPLETAIGGPVSNPLHINPGSAAERAAKILKDADVKVVAAFNNISNSHLANIPDPIECDCLICGDDKEAKEIASDIIEKIPGLRSIDIGPLNKAHLIESITPLLIGMNIKFKSHYGGFRITGIDFE from the coding sequence ATGAAAATTGGTATAATTGGTGGAACAGGACCTCAAGGTCTTGGAATTGCAAAACGTTTAGCTATTGCAGGTGAAGATGTAATTGTGGGATCTCGTAAAGAAGAAAAAGCTTTAACTGTTGTTGGTGAAGCTAATGAGGAAATTAAAGAGCACAATCCTAAAGAGTTAGTTGGTATGGCTAATGAAGATGCAGCAGCTGCAGCTGATGTGTTAATTTTAACTGTACCTTTACAGGCTCAAAGTGCAACTTTAAAGACTATTAAAGAAAATGCAAAAGGAAAAGTACTTTTAGATGCAACTGTACCATTGGAAACAGCTATTGGCGGACCGGTAAGTAATCCTTTACATATAAATCCGGGTTCAGCAGCAGAAAGGGCGGCAAAAATCTTAAAAGATGCAGATGTTAAAGTCGTTGCAGCATTTAATAATATTAGTAACTCTCATTTGGCAAATATTCCAGACCCAATTGAATGTGACTGTTTGATTTGTGGTGATGATAAGGAAGCTAAAGAGATAGCTAGTGATATTATTGAAAAAATACCTGGTTTAAGATCTATTGATATTGGGCCTTTAAATAAAGCTCATTTAATTGAATCTATTACCCCATTGCTAATTGGTATGAACATTAAATTCAAATCTCATTATGGTGGATTTAGAATAACTGGTATTGATTTTGAATAA
- a CDS encoding Mrp/NBP35 family ATP-binding protein, giving the protein MPEHGHHGHGGEMTPEQQKQMIEQQLNLSRNLGQIKYKIAVMSGKGGVGKSTVAANIAEAFQKEGFTTGILDADIHGPNIPKMLGVEDQDIMINEERHMMPVEAPSGLKVMSMAFMLDSIDTPIIWRGPQKTGSIKQLIADVAWGPLDVLIIDNPPGTGDEPLTVLQTIPDIDAVVMVTTPNVVSQEDVLKCVKMVEMLNVENIGLVENMAYYECPHCNEKLHIFGKGDGKDFADEMEITYLGDLPLTEKVSSSPNKGGVMVTIEPKSDVTKRFTEIVNEIQDDFFKKED; this is encoded by the coding sequence ATGCCAGAACATGGACATCATGGTCATGGAGGAGAAATGACTCCTGAACAACAAAAACAAATGATTGAACAACAACTCAACCTCTCAAGAAACTTAGGACAAATCAAATATAAAATTGCTGTTATGAGTGGTAAAGGAGGAGTTGGAAAATCAACAGTAGCTGCAAATATTGCAGAAGCTTTCCAAAAAGAAGGATTTACTACAGGGATATTGGATGCAGATATTCACGGTCCGAACATACCAAAAATGTTAGGTGTGGAAGATCAGGACATCATGATTAACGAAGAACGTCATATGATGCCTGTTGAAGCACCAAGCGGTCTTAAAGTAATGTCAATGGCATTTATGTTAGATAGTATTGACACACCTATTATTTGGAGAGGCCCACAAAAAACAGGCAGTATCAAACAGTTAATAGCTGATGTAGCATGGGGTCCTCTTGATGTTCTTATTATTGATAACCCGCCTGGCACAGGTGATGAACCGTTAACAGTTTTACAGACAATTCCAGATATTGATGCAGTAGTTATGGTAACTACTCCTAATGTAGTGTCTCAGGAAGATGTTTTAAAATGTGTAAAAATGGTTGAAATGTTAAATGTGGAAAACATAGGTTTAGTTGAAAATATGGCTTACTATGAATGTCCTCATTGTAATGAAAAACTCCATATCTTCGGTAAAGGTGATGGAAAAGATTTTGCTGATGAAATGGAAATTACTTATCTTGGAGATTTGCCATTAACTGAAAAAGTATCCAGCTCACCTAATAAAGGTGGAGTAATGGTTACAATTGAACCTAAATCTGATGTAACCAAAAGGTTTACTGAAATAGTTAATGAAATTCAAGATGATTTCTTTAAAAAAGAAGATTGA
- a CDS encoding Ig-like domain-containing protein, whose translation MNKIKYIILLFILLLLIIPTIVAVDDSIKADSTIIVNASNITVGDIEKITVHVNEDATGVINITVDGKNYSAPIDKGIATFKIDNLASGSYDVLASYDGDENYLPGTNTSSFNVEKPGASASVPVKANEKTKANSTIIVNANNIAMGDSEKITVRVNEDATGSVTITVDGKTYSAPIDKGLTTFKIDNLASGSYDVLASYDGDENYLPGTNTSSFSVGKHNAPISVSAKDVKEGENAVVHVILPAGATGSVKVTVYDKSYTNQLIDGKTTVTVPDLAKGSYIVNVNYSGDDNYLANSTQVPLSVGKKAVEPPAIENNTDENLNDIGIDASTGLPIAILAIALIIIVAVVIVKRK comes from the coding sequence ATGAACAAAATAAAATATATTATTTTACTATTCATTTTGCTCTTATTGATTATTCCAACAATAGTTGCTGTAGATGATAGCATAAAAGCTGATTCTACAATTATTGTTAATGCAAGTAATATTACTGTAGGAGATATTGAAAAGATAACTGTACATGTTAATGAAGACGCAACTGGAGTTATTAACATAACTGTTGACGGCAAAAATTATTCCGCCCCTATTGACAAGGGAATAGCTACTTTTAAGATAGATAATTTGGCTAGTGGTTCTTATGATGTTTTAGCCAGTTATGACGGAGATGAAAACTATCTGCCAGGTACAAACACCTCCAGTTTTAATGTAGAAAAACCTGGGGCTTCTGCATCTGTTCCTGTTAAAGCTAATGAAAAAACCAAGGCAAACTCTACAATTATTGTTAATGCAAACAATATTGCTATGGGAGACAGCGAAAAGATAACTGTACGGGTTAATGAAGATGCAACTGGAAGTGTAACTATAACTGTTGACGGCAAAACATATTCCGCTCCTATTGATAAAGGATTAACTACTTTTAAGATAGATAATTTGGCTAGTGGTTCTTATGATGTTTTAGCCAGTTATGACGGAGATGAAAACTATCTGCCAGGTACAAACACTTCAAGTTTTAGTGTGGGAAAACATAATGCGCCGATTTCCGTTTCTGCTAAGGATGTAAAAGAAGGTGAAAATGCAGTTGTTCATGTTATTTTACCTGCTGGTGCTACCGGTTCTGTAAAGGTTACTGTTTATGATAAAAGTTATACTAATCAGTTGATTGACGGAAAAACTACTGTCACTGTTCCTGATTTAGCGAAAGGATCATATATCGTTAATGTTAATTACAGTGGTGATGACAATTATTTGGCTAATTCAACACAGGTGCCTTTAAGTGTAGGTAAAAAAGCAGTAGAACCGCCAGCTATTGAAAACAATACTGATGAAAACTTAAATGATATTGGAATTGATGCTTCTACAGGCCTTCCAATAGCTATATTGGCAATAGCATTGATTATAATTGTTGCTGTTGTTATTGTAAAAAGAAAATAA
- a CDS encoding MalY/PatB family protein, whose protein sequence is MIYMKYDFDSIINRKNTNCLKWDLFDTELPMWVADMDFKVAPEISDEIIKKADESLYGYAVIPDEWYDAYADWWKDYGLEMDKDYLKFANGVMPAIATIIRKLTDENDKILIQTPVYHVFFHVIEDNNREVVENQLMYRNGKYEIDFEDLEEKLAEADVTLMMLCNPHNPIGKIWSRTELKKIADLCAKYDVTIISDEIHCDLTDPDKKYIPFAGISNHDSITTISPTKSFNIAGLNTAAVYIVGDKLKEDVFNALDVEWVSRANIFAINAAIAAYNNGRPWLDELRQYLYDNKKFAADFIKKEIPEIKLTDADATYLLWLDCSDLDISSEEFIKFLNEKTGVLLSAGVDFGKNSDEFLRLNIACPRQLLEKGLKAIKKGVAIYKQI, encoded by the coding sequence ATGATTTACATGAAATATGATTTTGACAGCATTATTAACCGTAAAAACACTAACTGCTTAAAATGGGATTTATTTGACACTGAACTCCCTATGTGGGTAGCTGACATGGATTTTAAGGTTGCTCCGGAAATATCTGATGAAATTATAAAAAAAGCTGATGAAAGTCTCTACGGATATGCTGTAATTCCTGATGAATGGTATGATGCATATGCTGACTGGTGGAAAGATTACGGATTGGAAATGGATAAAGATTATCTGAAATTTGCCAATGGAGTAATGCCTGCAATAGCTACCATTATCCGTAAATTAACTGATGAAAATGATAAAATATTAATCCAAACACCGGTTTATCATGTATTTTTCCATGTAATTGAAGACAATAACAGGGAAGTTGTGGAAAATCAGCTGATGTACAGAAATGGAAAGTATGAAATTGATTTTGAGGATTTGGAAGAAAAATTAGCTGAAGCAGATGTAACTTTGATGATGCTGTGCAATCCCCATAATCCCATTGGTAAAATATGGTCCAGAACAGAACTGAAAAAAATAGCTGATTTATGTGCCAAATATGATGTAACTATAATATCTGACGAGATTCATTGTGATTTAACTGATCCCGATAAAAAATACATTCCATTTGCAGGTATAAGCAACCATGATTCCATTACAACAATTTCTCCTACCAAATCATTTAATATAGCGGGATTAAATACTGCTGCGGTTTATATTGTGGGAGATAAATTGAAGGAAGATGTTTTCAACGCTCTTGATGTTGAATGGGTCAGCAGAGCCAATATTTTTGCTATAAATGCCGCAATAGCAGCATATAATAACGGCAGACCATGGCTTGATGAACTGAGGCAGTATTTATATGACAACAAGAAATTTGCAGCTGATTTTATAAAAAAGGAAATTCCTGAAATTAAGTTAACTGATGCAGATGCTACTTATTTATTATGGCTTGACTGTTCTGATTTGGATATATCTTCAGAGGAATTCATCAAGTTTTTAAATGAAAAAACAGGGGTTTTATTATCTGCAGGTGTTGATTTTGGTAAAAACAGTGATGAATTTTTAAGATTAAATATTGCCTGTCCAAGACAGTTACTTGAAAAGGGTTTAAAAGCTATTAAAAAAGGAGTAGCTATTTATAAACAAATTTAA
- a CDS encoding ketopantoate reductase family protein, whose protein sequence is MNILINGSGAVGLGLGASMLSQKADVSFYATGKTAAAIKENGLERTGLFQHYSFTPDEYQVYEDYKDIPEKTFDYVFICSKTVANDDISRKLAENKEILKDNCKIIIFQNGFANDEPFLRYFSEDEVYCARVITGFSRPQRHISEITVYTEPILLGSLQNADPECLEKIAQMISASGIKCETTTEIDKYLWAKMLYNCALNPLGVILNCTYGKLTENEYSKNIMDSIIDEIFAVIKKSEYSTLWDSADEYRKLFYSKLVPDTYNHYSSTYQDIQKKIKTEIDTLNGTVIRLGEKYGVDVSTNKIIYNLIKSIESEF, encoded by the coding sequence ATGAATATTTTAATTAACGGATCAGGTGCAGTAGGATTAGGATTAGGTGCATCTATGCTTTCACAAAAAGCAGATGTGTCATTTTATGCAACAGGAAAAACAGCTGCTGCAATCAAAGAAAACGGACTTGAAAGGACAGGATTATTCCAGCATTACTCTTTTACACCAGATGAATATCAAGTATATGAGGATTATAAAGATATTCCTGAAAAAACTTTTGATTATGTATTTATATGTAGTAAAACAGTAGCTAATGATGATATAAGCAGAAAATTAGCCGAAAATAAAGAAATATTAAAGGACAACTGTAAAATAATCATATTCCAAAACGGATTTGCCAATGATGAGCCTTTTTTAAGATACTTTTCCGAAGATGAAGTATACTGTGCAAGAGTAATTACCGGGTTTTCACGGCCTCAAAGACATATCAGTGAAATAACTGTATACACAGAACCTATACTTTTGGGATCACTTCAAAATGCAGATCCTGAGTGCCTGGAAAAAATAGCTCAAATGATTAGTGCATCAGGAATCAAATGTGAAACAACCACAGAAATCGACAAATATTTATGGGCTAAAATGCTTTATAACTGTGCTCTAAATCCATTGGGAGTAATTCTTAACTGTACATATGGTAAATTAACTGAAAATGAATACTCCAAAAATATTATGGACAGCATTATAGATGAGATATTTGCAGTTATCAAAAAAAGCGAATATTCCACATTATGGGATTCAGCGGACGAATACCGAAAACTGTTCTACTCAAAATTAGTTCCGGATACCTATAACCATTACTCCTCTACATATCAGGACATTCAAAAGAAAATAAAAACTGAAATTGATACATTAAATGGAACTGTTATCAGATTAGGTGAAAAGTACGGTGTTGATGTAAGTACAAATAAAATTATTTATAACCTAATTAAATCAATAGAATCAGAATTTTAA
- a CDS encoding manganese efflux pump MntP, translated as MDTSLISIIIIAIALAMDAFSVSLTKGFTQKNLTKSQILYYGLFFGFFQFIMPVIGYICGTTISSFVSTVAPWIAFFLLLAIGLNMIRESLDSDDEYIMDTFSFKELTLLAVATSIDAFAVGITFALLNMSLLLPCTIIGIVAFIFSISGIFIGKKLGNYFGDKFEILGGAVLILIGIKILLGY; from the coding sequence ATGGATACATCTTTAATTTCAATCATCATAATAGCTATTGCTCTGGCAATGGATGCATTTAGTGTTTCCCTGACAAAGGGATTCACACAAAAAAACCTGACAAAATCACAGATTTTATATTATGGACTATTTTTTGGTTTTTTCCAGTTTATAATGCCTGTAATAGGATACATTTGCGGTACAACAATCAGTTCATTTGTATCAACTGTAGCTCCATGGATTGCATTTTTCCTGCTTTTGGCTATCGGATTAAACATGATTCGTGAAAGCTTAGACAGTGATGATGAATATATTATGGATACTTTTAGCTTTAAGGAATTGACTTTGCTGGCTGTTGCAACAAGTATTGATGCATTTGCTGTTGGAATTACATTTGCATTACTGAATATGTCCCTGTTGCTTCCATGTACAATAATAGGAATTGTAGCATTTATATTCAGTATTTCCGGTATTTTCATTGGAAAAAAACTTGGAAATTATTTCGGAGACAAATTTGAAATTCTTGGTGGTGCTGTCCTGATTTTAATAGGCATTAAAATTTTACTAGGATATTAA
- a CDS encoding chloramphenicol acetyltransferase — MKEIDFNLNENPFINFQSSRYSMTARINVEKMWKYSKENNYSFFVLSLGCLMEAVNSIPQLKRRIVNDKVIEHDYLDGVCPIMDENNEIYKEMRVKPPETFNDFENWHNYVKKTSADVLSSKIDEFNVKMEKRDCENIANYSCIPWVDFESITSGILTGNQIQPLITWGKVNKNYEMSVAITVSHIFVNGRELGLFYKKAQENFNHLK, encoded by the coding sequence ATGAAAGAAATTGATTTTAATTTAAATGAAAATCCTTTTATTAATTTCCAGTCATCAAGATATTCAATGACTGCCAGAATCAACGTTGAAAAAATGTGGAAATATTCAAAAGAAAATAACTATTCATTTTTTGTATTGTCTTTAGGGTGTTTAATGGAAGCTGTAAACTCCATACCTCAGCTTAAAAGAAGAATAGTTAACGATAAAGTAATTGAACATGATTATTTAGATGGAGTCTGCCCAATAATGGATGAAAACAATGAAATCTATAAAGAAATGAGAGTAAAACCACCTGAAACATTTAATGACTTTGAAAACTGGCATAATTATGTTAAAAAAACATCAGCTGATGTGTTATCCAGCAAAATAGATGAATTCAATGTTAAAATGGAAAAACGAGACTGTGAAAATATAGCTAATTACTCCTGTATCCCATGGGTTGATTTTGAATCAATAACAAGTGGAATATTAACTGGAAATCAAATACAGCCATTAATAACCTGGGGAAAAGTAAATAAAAACTATGAAATGAGTGTAGCTATTACTGTAAGCCATATTTTTGTTAATGGCAGAGAATTAGGATTATTTTACAAAAAAGCACAGGAAAACTTTAATCATCTGAAGTAG